The Lysobacter gummosus genome includes a region encoding these proteins:
- the nuoG gene encoding NADH-quinone oxidoreductase subunit NuoG: MSAQPVNPNLPPDHVTVFIDGVEMAAPKGSMIIQAADKAGIPIPRFCYHDKLAIAANCRMCLVEVEKMPKPAPACATPVMDGMKVITRSEKSLKSQRNVMEFLLVNHPLDCPICDQGGECELQDLSMGYGRSVSRFSERKRVVPDEDIGPLVATEMTRCIQCTRCVRFTAEIAGTYELGGMYRGENLQIGTFDGKPLTTELSGNVIDVCPVGALTNKVFQFKARPWELTARESLGYHDALGSNLFLHTRRGDVLRTVPRDNEAVNECWLSDRDRYSHQGLYAEDRAQRPLVKDNGEWREATWDEALSRAARILRDNGGDNLGVLAHPATSNEEGELLARLAQAAGTGNIDHRIFQHDLSDAAIAETFAMPVVEIEKADVVVIVGSNLRQELPLVHQRVRKAWTRGAKVHVVNPVDFDFTFDIAGKRIVAPSQLAAALSDEALREIAKAGNHVALIVGAVAENGPYAAAIRAAAKSFAQATGARLCRIPQGANAVGLARHGVLPSARDARAMLTDARGAYVIYGIEPGLDFADTESALRALGAAQVVAFSHYACRSTKAVADVILPIGLLPEVDATLTNLDGLSQVAAAGGKLPGSARAGWRVLRALGGELGANGFEFTDLAGLRSGIVPREVSPAASLAPSVAGEGLEVAMSTAIYRSDATVRRAPALQSHPLNQEPRAVLNSKDAAALGFSDGAVGKFSAGAGTATLPVAISDKVAPGTVWIESGHGATAPLGAGRVQAGRA, translated from the coding sequence ATGAGCGCCCAGCCGGTAAACCCGAATCTTCCGCCCGACCACGTCACCGTCTTCATCGACGGCGTCGAGATGGCCGCGCCGAAGGGTTCGATGATCATCCAGGCCGCCGACAAGGCCGGCATCCCGATCCCGCGTTTTTGCTATCACGACAAGCTGGCGATCGCGGCGAACTGCCGCATGTGCCTGGTCGAAGTCGAGAAGATGCCCAAGCCGGCACCGGCTTGCGCCACGCCGGTCATGGACGGCATGAAGGTCATCACGCGCAGCGAGAAGTCGCTGAAGTCGCAGCGCAACGTGATGGAATTCCTGCTGGTCAACCATCCGCTGGACTGCCCGATCTGCGATCAGGGCGGCGAGTGCGAGCTGCAAGACCTGTCGATGGGCTATGGCCGCTCGGTCAGCCGTTTCTCCGAGCGCAAGCGCGTGGTGCCCGACGAGGACATCGGCCCGCTGGTCGCCACCGAGATGACGCGCTGCATCCAGTGCACCCGCTGCGTGCGCTTCACCGCGGAAATCGCCGGCACCTATGAGCTCGGCGGCATGTACCGCGGCGAGAACCTGCAGATCGGCACCTTCGACGGCAAGCCGCTGACCACCGAGCTGTCCGGCAACGTCATCGACGTGTGCCCGGTCGGCGCGCTGACCAACAAGGTGTTCCAGTTCAAGGCGCGTCCGTGGGAACTGACCGCGCGCGAGTCGCTGGGTTACCACGACGCGCTCGGCAGCAATCTGTTCCTGCACACCCGCCGCGGCGACGTGCTGCGCACCGTGCCGCGCGACAACGAAGCGGTCAACGAGTGCTGGCTGTCGGACCGCGACCGTTATTCGCACCAGGGCCTGTACGCTGAAGACCGCGCCCAGCGTCCGCTGGTGAAGGACAACGGCGAATGGCGCGAAGCGACCTGGGACGAAGCGCTCAGCCGCGCGGCCAGGATCCTGCGCGACAACGGCGGCGACAACCTCGGCGTGCTCGCCCATCCGGCGACCTCGAACGAAGAAGGCGAACTGCTGGCGCGCCTGGCACAGGCCGCGGGCACCGGCAACATCGATCACCGCATTTTCCAGCACGACCTGTCCGATGCCGCGATCGCGGAAACCTTCGCCATGCCGGTCGTCGAGATCGAGAAGGCGGACGTGGTGGTGATCGTCGGCTCCAACTTGCGCCAGGAACTGCCGCTGGTGCATCAGCGCGTGCGCAAGGCCTGGACCCGCGGCGCCAAGGTGCACGTGGTCAATCCGGTCGATTTCGATTTCACCTTCGACATCGCCGGCAAGCGCATCGTCGCGCCGTCGCAGCTTGCGGCCGCGCTGAGCGATGAAGCGCTGCGCGAGATCGCCAAGGCCGGCAATCACGTCGCATTGATTGTCGGCGCGGTGGCCGAGAACGGCCCCTACGCGGCGGCGATCCGCGCGGCGGCGAAGTCGTTCGCGCAAGCCACCGGCGCCAGGCTGTGCCGCATTCCGCAGGGCGCCAACGCGGTGGGCCTGGCCCGCCACGGCGTGCTGCCGAGCGCGCGCGACGCCCGCGCCATGCTCACCGACGCCCGCGGCGCTTATGTCATCTACGGCATCGAGCCGGGCCTGGATTTCGCCGATACCGAAAGCGCGTTGCGCGCGCTCGGCGCGGCACAGGTCGTGGCTTTCAGCCATTACGCATGCCGTTCGACCAAGGCCGTCGCCGACGTGATCCTGCCGATCGGCCTGCTGCCGGAAGTCGATGCCACCCTGACCAATCTCGACGGCCTGTCGCAGGTCGCGGCCGCGGGCGGCAAGCTGCCGGGCTCGGCGCGCGCCGGCTGGCGCGTGCTGCGCGCGCTCGGCGGCGAGCTGGGCGCGAACGGTTTCGAGTTCACCGACCTAGCCGGCCTGCGCAGCGGCATCGTGCCGCGCGAGGTCTCGCCGGCCGCGAGCCTGGCGCCGAGCGTGGCGGGCGAGGGACTGGAAGTCGCGATGTCCACCGCGATCTACCGCAGCGACGCCACCGTGCGCCGCGCTCCGGCCCTGCAATCGCATCCCTTGAATCAGGAACCGCGCGCGGTGCTCAACTCCAAGGACGCCGCGGCGCTGGGCTTCAGTGACGGCGCAGTCGGCAAGTTCAGCGCGGGCGCCGGCACGGCGACGCTGCCGGTCGCGATCAGCGACAAGGTCGCGCCGGGCACGGTGTGGATCGAAAGCGGGCATGGCGCGACCGCGCCGCTCGGCGCCGGCCGCGTGCAGGCGGGGAGGGCTTAA
- the nuoI gene encoding NADH-quinone oxidoreductase subunit NuoI, whose product MNRIVSYFKSLLLIELAQGLGLTLKYLFKPKYTLMYPMEKTPQSPRFRGIHALRRYPNGEERCIACKLCEAVCPALAITIDSEKRADGTRRTTRYDIDLFKCIFCGFCEESCPVDSIVETHIHEYHFDQRGQNIVTKPQLLAIGDRLETEIAERRAADAAFR is encoded by the coding sequence ATGAATCGCATCGTTTCCTACTTCAAAAGCCTGCTCCTGATCGAGCTTGCGCAGGGCCTTGGGCTGACGCTCAAGTACCTGTTCAAGCCCAAGTACACGCTGATGTACCCGATGGAGAAGACGCCGCAGTCGCCGCGTTTCCGCGGCATCCACGCGCTGCGCCGTTATCCCAACGGCGAAGAGCGCTGCATCGCCTGCAAGCTGTGCGAGGCGGTGTGCCCGGCGCTGGCGATCACCATCGACTCGGAAAAGCGCGCCGACGGCACCCGCCGCACCACGCGTTACGACATCGATCTGTTCAAGTGCATCTTCTGCGGTTTCTGCGAAGAATCGTGTCCGGTGGACTCGATCGTGGAAACGCATATCCACGAATACCACTTCGACCAGCGCGGACAGAACATCGTCACCAAGCCGCAGCTGCTGGCCATCGGCGACCGTCTCGAAACCGAGATCGCCGAGCGCCGCGCTGCCGACGCCGCCTTCCGCTGA
- the nuoH gene encoding NADH-quinone oxidoreductase subunit NuoH — MFFTQVVDPTREFFLSFGMAGAVAWIVLKILLIATPVIISVAFYVVWERKLIGWMHVRRGPMYVGMGILQAFADVFKLLFKEVIQPAKAESFLYKLAPLLTLAPAFAAWAVVPFDAKAVLSNANAGLLYLLAMTSLGVYGIILAGWASNSKYAFLGAMRAAAQVVSYEIAMGFAMVGVMVGAGSLNLTEIVMAQSGNAGALEWFALPMLPLFVVYFISGVAETNRAPFDVVEGESEIVAGHMVEYSGSAFALFFLSEYANMILISFLTSIFFLGGWLSPFQGLGIPFLSVDGWWWLFAKVFFFASCFIWFRASFPRYRYDQIMRLGWKVFIPLTIAWICVVAVMAYYKVFLPGA, encoded by the coding sequence ATGTTCTTCACCCAGGTCGTCGATCCGACGCGCGAATTCTTCCTGTCGTTCGGCATGGCCGGCGCGGTGGCGTGGATCGTGCTCAAGATCCTGTTGATCGCCACGCCGGTGATCATCAGCGTGGCGTTCTACGTGGTCTGGGAGCGCAAGCTGATCGGCTGGATGCACGTGCGTCGCGGCCCGATGTACGTCGGCATGGGCATCCTGCAAGCCTTCGCCGACGTGTTCAAACTGCTGTTCAAGGAAGTGATCCAGCCGGCCAAGGCCGAGTCGTTCCTGTACAAGCTCGCGCCGCTGCTGACCCTGGCGCCGGCGTTCGCGGCGTGGGCGGTGGTGCCGTTCGACGCCAAGGCGGTGCTGTCCAACGCCAACGCCGGCCTGCTGTATCTGCTGGCGATGACCTCGCTGGGCGTGTACGGCATCATCCTCGCCGGCTGGGCGTCCAACTCCAAGTACGCCTTCCTCGGCGCGATGCGCGCCGCGGCGCAAGTGGTGTCGTACGAAATCGCCATGGGCTTCGCCATGGTCGGCGTGATGGTCGGCGCCGGCAGCCTCAACCTCACCGAGATCGTGATGGCGCAGTCCGGCAACGCCGGCGCGCTGGAGTGGTTCGCGCTGCCGATGCTGCCGCTGTTCGTGGTGTATTTCATCTCCGGCGTGGCCGAGACCAACCGCGCGCCGTTCGACGTAGTCGAAGGCGAGTCGGAAATCGTCGCCGGTCACATGGTCGAGTATTCGGGTTCGGCGTTCGCGCTGTTCTTCCTGTCCGAATACGCCAACATGATCCTGATCAGCTTCCTGACCTCGATCTTCTTCCTCGGCGGCTGGCTGAGCCCGTTCCAGGGCCTGGGCATTCCGTTCCTGTCGGTCGATGGCTGGTGGTGGCTGTTCGCGAAGGTGTTCTTCTTCGCCAGCTGCTTCATCTGGTTCCGCGCTTCGTTCCCGCGCTACCGCTACGACCAAATCATGCGCTTGGGTTGGAAGGTGTTCATTCCGCTCACCATCGCCTGGATCTGCGTGGTCGCCGTGATGGCGTACTACAAAGTGTTTCTGCCGGGCGCGTAA
- a CDS encoding NADH-quinone oxidoreductase subunit J, giving the protein MDLAQIAFFVFAAAATLSAVAVISVKNPVHAALSLVLTFFSVACVWIIAGAEFLGVALILVYVGAVMVLFLFVVMMLDIDVAPLREGYVRYLPVGLLVAIVMLVEMLTLIGVKASVVSPLTADASNGSNTKWLATALFTDFLLPFEIAAVILTVAVIAAVMLTLRRRPGAKHQNPSEQSRVRASDRVRLIKMDAVKPAAPVAPAEAAPQEAKP; this is encoded by the coding sequence ATGGATCTCGCCCAGATCGCCTTCTTCGTCTTCGCCGCCGCGGCCACGCTGTCCGCGGTGGCCGTGATCAGCGTCAAGAACCCGGTCCACGCCGCGCTCAGCCTGGTGCTGACGTTCTTCTCCGTCGCCTGCGTGTGGATCATCGCCGGAGCCGAGTTCCTCGGCGTGGCCCTGATCCTGGTCTACGTCGGCGCGGTGATGGTGCTGTTCCTGTTCGTGGTGATGATGCTCGACATCGACGTCGCGCCCTTGCGCGAAGGCTATGTCCGCTACTTGCCGGTCGGCCTGCTGGTGGCGATCGTCATGCTGGTGGAGATGCTGACCCTGATCGGAGTCAAGGCCAGCGTGGTCTCGCCGCTGACCGCCGATGCATCAAACGGCTCCAATACCAAGTGGCTGGCCACCGCGCTGTTCACCGACTTCCTGCTGCCGTTCGAGATCGCCGCGGTGATCCTGACGGTGGCGGTGATCGCCGCGGTGATGCTGACCTTGCGTCGCCGTCCCGGCGCCAAGCACCAGAACCCGAGCGAACAGTCGCGCGTTCGCGCCAGCGACCGTGTCCGCTTGATCAAGATGGATGCGGTGAAGCCGGCGGCGCCCGTCGCGCCCGCCGAAGCCGCGCCGCAGGAGGCCAAGCCGTGA
- the nuoK gene encoding NADH-quinone oxidoreductase subunit NuoK, whose product MSEFFGSGLALGHYLALGAVLFCISVAGIFLNRKNVIVLLMSIELMLLAVNINFVAFSRQLADPAGQVFVFFILTVAAAEAAIGLAILVTLFRNRRTINVAEIDTMKG is encoded by the coding sequence GTGAGCGAATTCTTTGGGTCCGGCCTCGCCCTGGGCCACTATCTCGCCCTCGGCGCGGTGCTGTTCTGCATCAGCGTCGCCGGCATTTTCCTCAATCGCAAGAACGTGATCGTGCTGCTGATGTCGATCGAGCTGATGCTGCTCGCGGTCAACATCAACTTCGTCGCCTTCTCGCGTCAGCTGGCCGATCCGGCCGGTCAGGTGTTCGTGTTCTTCATCCTGACCGTCGCCGCCGCCGAGGCCGCCATCGGCCTGGCGATTCTGGTCACGCTGTTCCGCAACCGGCGCACGATCAACGTCGCTGAAATCGACACGATGAAGGGCTGA